In the genome of Limnobaculum zhutongyuii, one region contains:
- the ibpB gene encoding small heat shock chaperone IbpB: MRNYDLSPLFRQWIGFDKLASSMQGNADSGFPPYNIEKSDDNHYRITLALAGFKQENLEIESEGQRLTVKGNPTQIEKEVQYLHQGLSCKAFELSFTLADHMVVTEAKFELGLLHIDIERRVPEALQAQRIVIGKQDVIEHQQ, encoded by the coding sequence ATGCGTAATTATGATTTATCACCGTTATTTCGTCAGTGGATCGGATTCGACAAACTGGCCAGCAGCATGCAGGGTAATGCGGATTCCGGTTTCCCTCCTTACAATATTGAGAAAAGTGACGATAACCACTATCGCATCACATTAGCCTTAGCCGGATTTAAACAGGAAAATCTGGAAATAGAATCAGAAGGCCAGCGTCTGACGGTAAAAGGCAACCCAACCCAAATAGAAAAAGAAGTGCAGTATCTGCATCAGGGATTGTCGTGTAAAGCGTTTGAACTGAGCTTTACTCTGGCAGACCATATGGTTGTCACCGAAGCCAAATTTGAACTGGGGCTGCTGCATATCGATATTGAACGCAGAGTACCGGAGGCGTTGCAGGCGCAGCGGATAGTGATTGGTAAGCAGGATGTGATTGAGCATCAGCAGTAA
- a CDS encoding YceK/YidQ family lipoprotein, with protein sequence MMTTVKGFLLPICVSTTMFALSGCSSLMAHVAPYEKYYPGTAHDIDMIGNDNHGWLMRSLLIVDLPFSAVLDTVLLPYDLYRASDTEGRSSPRKTISDSDKEKQNKGLMKGSGYTPPPQEKASDKK encoded by the coding sequence ATGATGACAACTGTTAAAGGTTTTTTACTGCCCATTTGCGTCAGTACAACCATGTTTGCACTTTCTGGTTGCTCCAGCCTGATGGCTCATGTGGCGCCTTATGAGAAGTATTATCCCGGCACTGCCCATGATATTGATATGATTGGTAACGACAATCATGGATGGCTGATGCGCAGCCTGTTAATTGTCGATCTACCCTTCTCTGCGGTGTTAGATACCGTTTTGCTACCTTACGATCTCTATCGAGCCAGCGATACCGAAGGGCGCTCTTCACCACGAAAAACGATTTCAGATTCAGATAAAGAGAAGCAAAATAAAGGCCTGATGAAGGGTTCTGGCTATACGCCACCCCCGCAAGAAAAAGCTAGCGATAAGAAGTAA
- a CDS encoding LacI family DNA-binding transcriptional regulator, protein MAKTVEQIANDLNLSITTVRLVLNGKAEQYRISVKTQEKIAQYVELHGYTVNHTARSLKLNKTETFGLVIPRLSNPFFAALAELLEIRCREAGYQLMICCTYGDPKYENKLVKSLEERNVDGIFIVSVDAKSQAHHVKHRNKPLIFLDRDFGIKGASCVITDNCKSGYRLTRAMLDKIQQPIHFFVGDAGLPTIAERLKGYVRASDESGFSPEKSQLSYADHNRVEDGELMMNQFIEQHGEFPVNFISSSLPILEGGLSVLRERYGYIPSQINIGTFDEHVMLSFLPNNIWSMRQDEKTLVGQACEMMRQRIDGLTDSQLFVADAELIARITSYR, encoded by the coding sequence ATGGCTAAAACGGTAGAGCAGATTGCGAATGATTTAAACTTATCCATTACTACGGTTCGTTTAGTATTAAATGGTAAGGCTGAACAGTATCGCATCAGCGTAAAAACGCAGGAAAAAATAGCCCAATATGTTGAATTACATGGCTATACTGTTAACCATACTGCGCGAAGCCTTAAACTGAACAAGACTGAGACCTTTGGCCTGGTCATCCCCCGTTTATCAAACCCTTTCTTTGCGGCACTGGCGGAGTTACTGGAAATCCGCTGCCGGGAAGCCGGTTATCAGTTGATGATCTGCTGTACCTATGGCGATCCTAAATATGAAAATAAACTGGTGAAATCGCTGGAAGAACGCAACGTAGACGGTATTTTTATAGTTTCAGTTGATGCCAAAAGTCAGGCCCATCACGTTAAACATCGTAATAAGCCGCTGATTTTTCTCGATCGGGATTTTGGCATTAAAGGCGCTTCCTGTGTCATTACCGATAACTGCAAAAGTGGTTATCGTTTGACTCGCGCCATGCTGGATAAAATTCAACAGCCTATTCATTTCTTTGTGGGTGATGCCGGGCTGCCAACTATTGCTGAACGTTTGAAAGGGTATGTCAGGGCCAGTGATGAGTCAGGTTTTTCACCGGAGAAATCACAGCTCTCTTATGCGGATCATAACCGGGTTGAAGATGGTGAACTGATGATGAATCAGTTTATTGAACAGCACGGTGAGTTTCCGGTGAATTTTATCTCCTCTTCATTGCCGATTCTGGAAGGAGGGTTAAGCGTATTGCGTGAACGATATGGCTATATTCCCAGCCAGATTAATATCGGTACTTTTGATGAACACGTCATGCTGAGCTTTTTGCCCAATAATATCTGGTCGATGAGGCAGGACGAAAAGACGCTGGTGGGACAGGCGTGTGAAATGATGCGCCAAAGGATCGATGGTTTAACCGATAGTCAGCTTTTTGTTGCTGATGCAGAATTGATTGCCCGTATTACTTCTTATCGCTAG
- the ibpA gene encoding small heat shock chaperone IbpA translates to MRNFDLSPLYRSAIGFDRMLNTLESGQSQSNGGYPPYNVELVDEHHYRIAIAVAGFAESELEITAQPNLLVVRGAKQSQEPAKTYLYQGIAERNFERKFQLAEHIQVEGAHLENGLLYIELARVIPEASKPRRIEIK, encoded by the coding sequence ATGCGTAATTTTGATCTTTCCCCACTGTATCGTTCGGCCATCGGTTTTGACCGGATGCTGAATACCCTTGAGTCAGGCCAGAGCCAAAGCAACGGCGGCTACCCTCCCTATAACGTTGAGCTGGTTGATGAACACCATTACCGTATTGCTATTGCGGTCGCCGGGTTCGCTGAAAGTGAGCTGGAGATTACCGCTCAGCCCAATCTGTTAGTGGTACGCGGTGCCAAACAGAGCCAGGAACCGGCAAAAACTTACCTTTATCAAGGTATTGCCGAGCGCAATTTTGAACGCAAATTCCAACTGGCTGAACATATTCAGGTTGAAGGCGCTCATTTAGAAAATGGTTTGCTGTATATCGAACTGGCACGGGTTATTCCAGAGGCTTCAAAGCCACGCCGTATCGAAATCAAGTAA